Proteins found in one Asterias amurensis chromosome 13, ASM3211899v1 genomic segment:
- the LOC139946325 gene encoding uncharacterized protein — protein sequence MDWNGLQTPPTIAQSFVADFFRRVLTETLDGLLDQVDGVSKYDQVKKSVRRISQMYRTGLSHSSSDYRSDWNDAANRCAYVFLYFMHHCYLVHHSLHQNLTEISRTLKYKQSMKTCSIGGGPGSDLVGLTKFLRDTNLFPSSLHCFVLDLFPNWKLTWDTIYQTLPDDFQVTYKRCDLVRDTRLPSDVISFIRDVDLLTLVKSYSAVSAFFRTDPNRKELLRSILNELKHGCLVLFIDNNYPGDGFEQQFASPAGLDMVFQFRGKPNMPLGSYSNTIRNFCQNLDFRPMRGCDVIVRLFRKNIPRQVGVSSLQPRIPLNDSVYQLAQRQPLLGTFQPPPPPFQQQSSGTMYSNINAPLRQPNQNNALYQPILKHQFPPGGTIQNSPTKSQTLSSSSFGQPISQHRVSLGSRAFQKSISESQPSSSSSTWSTPKHQFPAAGAIRATTFKIQPSSYSSLKRPFPQGQFCLESTMKTSKSKPSSNISYGWPTPKPQFRSDSATQKSTSKSQPSSCSLLQLATPKPQFNSDSATQTSTSKSGLSSSIPFGQPTPKPQFRYDIAIQKSTSKSQPSSSSSFGQPTPKPQFRPDRAIQESTFNSQPSSSYSSLKRPFPQGQLCLESTMKKSKSKPSSNISVGWPTPQPQFRSDSATQKSTSKNELSSSIPYGQLTPNPPPLIHRLFQILLTPKSQFRYDIAIQKSTSKSQPSSSSSFGQPTPKPQFRPDRAIQESTFISQPSSSIPFGQPTPSPHFRYDIATQKSTSKSQPSSCSLLQWATPKPQFHSDSATQKSTSKSELSSSSSFGQPTPKPQFRYDIAIQKSTSKSQPSSSSSFGQPTPKPQFRPDRAIQESTFNSQPSSSYSSLKRPFPQGQLCLESTMKKSKSKPSSNISVGWPTPQPQFRSDSATQKSTSKNELSSSIPYGQLTPKSQFRYDIAIQKSTSKSQPSSSSSFGQPTPKPQFRPDRAIQESTFISQPSSSIPFGQPTPKPHFRYDIATQKSTSKSQPSSCSLLQWATPKPQFHSDSATQKSTSKSELSSSSSFGQPTPKPQFRYDIAIQKSTSKSQPSSSSSFGQPTPKPQFRPDRAIQESTFISQPSSSIPFGQPTPKPHFRYDIATQKSTSKSQPSSCSLLQWATPKPQFHSDSATQKSTSKRELSSSSSFGQSTPKPQFRLDRAIQESTFKSQPSSSSSFGQPTLQRHILPSGTIKHPTSQHHSNLSFKIDWACRFNCHQGTAHGTPSIYDDSDNSRDSDEQSIKDETDSFDSAKKYQSFDDENDDNDIDSDDDGVDTEDSEVAWLY from the exons ATGGATTGGAACGGTCTTCAAACACCACCAACAATTGCACAGTCATTTGTAGCAGATTTCTTCCGACGTGTATTGACAGAAACCCTTGATGGCCTTCTTGATCAAGTCGATGGTGTCTCTAAGTACGATCAAGTAAAAAAGTCTGTTAGAAGAATTTCTCAGATGTACAGGACAGGGCTGTCTCATTCAAGCTCTGACTACCGATCGGATTGGAATGACGCTGCTAACCGATGCGCCTATGTCTTTCTGTATTTTATGCATCACTGTTACCTCGTACATCACTCTCTTCATCAAAACCTGACTGAGATCTCAAGAACGTTGAAATACAAGCAGAGTATGAAGACGTGTAGTATTGGTGGTGGGCCGGGTTCAGACCTTGTTGGTCTCACTAAATTCCTTCGAGATACAAACCTCTTCCCTTCGTCGCTCCATTGCTTTGTTCTGGATTTGTTCCCAAACTGGAAACTCACTTGGGATACTATTTACCAAACTCTACCAGATGATTTTCAGGTGACCTACAAGAGATGTGACCTTGTCAGAGATACAAGACTTCCAAGTGATGTCATAAGTTTCATCAGAGATGTAGATCTACTTACGCTTGTGAAATCCTACTCAGCGGTTTCAGCATTTTTCCGAACTGACCCAAACCGAAAAGAACTACTGCGTTCTATTCTCAATGAGCTAAAGCACGGTTGTTTGGTGTTgtttattgacaacaattacCCTGGTGATGGTTTTGAGCAGCAATTTGCTTCCCCTGCTGGTCTGGACATGGTATTTCAATTCCGAGGTAAACCCAATATGCCTCTTGGTTCTTACTCGAATACTATTAGGAACTTCTGCCAGAATCTAGATTTTCGTCCAATGCGTGGCTGTGATGTGATCGTTCGGTTGTTCCGCAAAAACATACCAAGGCAAGTTGGCGTCAGCAGTCTTCAGCCAAGAATCCCCTTGAATGACAGCGTTTATCAACTAGCTCAACGTCAGCCTCTACTTGGCACCTTTCAGCCACCACCACCACCCTTTCAACAACAGTCTTCTGGGACAATGTATTCCAACATCAATGCTCCATTGCGTCAGCCTAATCAAAATAACGCCCTCTATCAACCCATTCTCAAACATCAGTTCCCTCCAGGCGGCACTATCCAAAATTCCCCCACCAAAAGCCAAACTTTATCAAGCAGCTCCTTCGGGCAACCAATTTCCCAACATCGGGTTTCTCTAGGCAGCAGAGCCTTCCAAAAATCAATTTCCGAAAGCCAACCTTCAAGCAGCTCCTCCACATGGTCAACTCCCAAACATCAGTTTCCTGCAGCCGGCGCCATCCGAGCAACAACTTTCAAAATCCAACCTTCTTCATACAGCTCCTTGAAACGACCATTTCCTCAAGGTCAGTTTTGTTTAGAGAGCACCATGAAAACATCCAAAAGCAAACCTTCTTCGAACATCTCCTACGGATGGCCAACTCCCAAACCTCAGTTTCGTTCAGACAGCGCCACTCAAAAATCAACTTCCAAAAGCCAACCTTCTTCATGTAGCCTCCTCCAATTGGCAACTCCCAAACCTCAGTTTAATTCAGACAGCGCCACCCAGACATCAACATCCAAAAGCGGACTGTCTTCAAGCATCCCCTTCGGACAACCTACTCCTAAACCTCAGTTTCGTTATGACATCGCCATCCAAAAATCAACATCCAAAAGCCAACCTTCGTCAAGCAGCTCCTTCGGACAACCTACTCCTAAACCTCAGTTTCGTCCGGACAGGGCCATCCAAGAATCAACTTTCAATAGCCAACCTTCCTCATCATACAGCTCCTTGAAACGACCCTTTCCTCAAGGTCAGCTTTGTTTAGAGAGCACCATGAAAAAATCCAAAAGCAAACCTTCTTCGAACATCTCCGTCGGATGGCCAACACCCCAACCTCAGTTTCGTTCAGACAGCGCCACCCAGAAATCAACATCCAAAAACGAACTGTCTTCAAGCATCCCCTACGGACAACTTACTCCTAATCCACcgccgctgatccaccgccta tttcaaatcctacttactcCTAAATCTCAGTTTCGTTATGACATCGCCATCCAAAAATCAACATCCAAAAGCCAACCTTCGTCAAGCAGCTCCTTCGGACAACCTACTCCTAAACCTCAGTTTCGTCCGGACAGGGCCATCCAAGAATCAACTTTCATAAGCCAACCTTCTTCAAGCATCCCCTTCGGACAACCTACTCCCAGCCCTCACTTTCGTTATGACATCGCCACCCAAAAATCAACATCCAAAAGCCAACCTTCTTCATGCAGCCTCCTCCAATGGGCAACTCCCAAACCTCAGTTTCATTCAGACAGCGCCACCCAGAAATCAACATCCAAAAGCGAACTGTCTTCAAGCAGCTCCTTCGGACAACCTACTCCTAAACCTCAGTTTCGTTATGACATCGCCATCCAAAAATCAACATCCAAAAGCCAACCTTCGTCAAGCAGCTCCTTCGGACAACCTACTCCTAAACCTCAGTTTCGTCCGGACAGGGCCATCCAAGAATCAACTTTCAATAGCCAACCTTCCTCATCATACAGCTCCTTGAAACGACCATTTCCTCAAGGTCAGCTTTGTTTAGAGAGCACCATGAAAAAATCCAAAAGCAAACCTTCTTCGAACATCTCCGTCGGATGGCCAACACCCCAACCTCAGTTTCGTTCAGACAGCGCCACCCAGAAATCAACATCCAAAAACGAACTGTCTTCAAGCATCCCCTACGGACAACTTACTCCTAAATCTCAGTTTCGTTATGACATCGCCATCCAAAAATCAACATCCAAAAGCCAACCTTCGTCAAGCAGCTCCTTCGGACAACCTACTCCTAAACCTCAGTTTCGTCCGGACAGGGCCATCCAAGAATCAACTTTCATAAGCCAACCTTCTTCAAGCATCCCCTTCGGACAACCTACTCCCAAACCTCACTTTCGTTATGACATCGCCACCCAAAAATCAACATCCAAAAGCCAACCTTCTTCATGCAGCCTCCTCCAATGGGCAACTCCCAAACCTCAGTTTCATTCAGACAGCGCCACCCAGAAATCAACATCCAAAAGCGAACTGTCTTCAAGCAGCTCCTTCGGACAACCTACTCCTAAACCTCAGTTTCGTTATGACATCGCCATCCAAAAATCAACATCCAAAAGCCAACCTTCGTCAAGCAGCTCCTTCGGACAACCTACTCCTAAACCTCAGTTTCGTCCGGACAGGGCCATCCAAGAATCAACTTTCATAAGCCAACCTTCTTCAAGCATCCCCTTCGGACAACCTACTCCCAAACCTCACTTTCGTTATGACATCGCCACCCAAAAATCAACATCCAAAAGCCAACCTTCTTCATGCAGCCTCCTCCAATGGGCAACTCCCAAACCTCAGTTTCATTCAGACAGCGCCACCCAGAAATCAACATCCAAACGCGAACTGTCTTCAAGCAGCTCCTTCGGACAATCTACTCCTAAACCTCAGTTTCGTCTGGACAGGGCCATCCAAGAATCAACTTTCAAAAGCCAACCTTCTTCAAGCAGCTCCTTCGGACAACCTACTCTTCAACGTCATATTTTACCAAGCGGCACCATCAAACATCCAACCAGTCAACATCATAGTAATCTGTCATTCAAGATTGATTGGGCATGTCGATTTAACTGTCATCAGGGGACAGCACATGGTACACCATCTATTTACGATGACAGTGACAACAGTAGAGATAGTGATGAGCAAAGTATTAAGGACGAAACAGATAGTTTTGATTCtgcaaaaaaatatcaaagtttcGACGACGAAAACGATGACAACGACATCGATAGTGACGACGACGGGGTTGATACTGAAGACAGTGAAGTCGCCTGGctctattaa